Genomic segment of Arachis hypogaea cultivar Tifrunner chromosome 11, arahy.Tifrunner.gnm2.J5K5, whole genome shotgun sequence:
TAGAAGTGAATTTTCAAATTATCATTTATGCTCGACAGAAGAAGAATGGGAACTAACCATTCAATGTAAATAAGTACTCTCCAAGCATGATTTGATACACAAGGTTTGCAACAAATATAAATCTTAATATAGCAACCATAGATAACTAAccagaagaaaaaagaaggaaaaattaAAAAGGGAACAGAGTTGACTGGTTTTCCACGAACATAGAAGCACTGAAAATAAGTATTATAGGGATACATAATGGCAAGTTGGTAACAGAAAAATAGAAGCTGGGTTTGGCTTCTTAACTATATCCCatttgttgctgctgctgctgaggAGGTTGGTAATTTGCATACCCTGGATAGCTTCCATACATGTTGGGGTCCTGCCCAGCGGGAGCATAACCATAATTTTCATAGCCCTGTGCATATCCATAATATCCACTACCATTCCACTGGTTTGGGTCGGCCTGAGTCTGAAATTATGCAAGTTCATGAATCAAAATCAGCAACAAATTACGACACATGCAGCTAAGACAACAATTATAGGCAAGTTTTATTACCTGTTTGTTTGAAGGACTCCGTCCCCATGAAAGCCTAACATTTTGGCCACCTAAAAGTGTTCCATTCAACACTCTCAGTGCCTCTTCAGCACAACTCCTGATGCATTAAAAATCATATCACAGTCAAGAGATTCTTATGCAAAAAATAATTTCACGCTCCACAAATACCAAAGTACCCAACATCAAATACCTGTCAGCAAATTGCACAAACCCACATCTCTTGCCGGATGGAATCTTCACATGAACTAACTCTCCATAATGCCCAAAGACTTGTCGCAGGTGATCATCTGTAACATTTGCATCCAAATTGCCAACAAAAATctgcaacaaaaaaataaaacatcagAAAACAATAAGTAAGCAGAGTGGTTTGTATATTGCAAAGAAGTACGCACAGTTGTATTATTTGGATCATTCTCGTTCTGTGCCCCTTGAGGATTCTGGTATGAAGCTGCATGTTCAAATTACAAGTAAAGAAGATGAACCACATAAACACAGGGAAAGAAGGATAGAATTCAGTACGACACCCAAAACAAAAGCAGACCAAACAACCTCTAGTGATAAATGGCACAACTTATTGGCACAGCTTTGAAGAAAAGTATATTGATTGGCTATTACTAATGAACAATGAATTTAATGGTGCccctttatttattcaaaaaatatgaATATGTAGATATAGTTTATAACATCAACAAACTTACTGGTGGCTTACATGCAGAACAACCCTTAAGATGGGAAAAGTTAAAACATTTAACTAACACCAACAACATAAGCAACAGATTCAGTTGAGTGCTTATATTGATAAACAACAAATACAAAATCAAATGATTCGATCCCTACATACACCACACAACTTCAAATACAACTATGCATAAATAGAAATAAAACACACAAAACCTAGCATtcggatatttaattattaaatccaacacaactatatactataaaaaaaaaagacaattaaCAAGCATTAATCCTCATCGcattgtataatatatatatatctctctAAAAATTTAGGTAAGAGATAAATAGCCTTAGTAAATTGCCAGAGTAGAGTGAACAAAATGGAAAAGGAGGCTGTGAATGCTTGTGTAGGATATAAAAACTACTTTACAAGTGACCTGTAGTTATGGACTTATACGTTAAAGCTGACAGACTGCACAatatagagaaaataaaaactttaattGCATAGCATCGTGCTGAGCAATAGAAAAGGATGGAATGGAGACAACACCTAAACACCAAGACTAAAAACCACAAGATACCACAATGCATAATGCATTCCTAGAAAATTAAAGCAGTAAATACTAGCACCTGACCATTTTTCCCATGGCTGGAGAAGGTAAAGCTTAATCATTTGGcattaaatagaagaacaaagaaaTACAAATAAGTAAACAAGATCTGCTCTTGAATACGGGAAAGAAAGCTATAgaagaaattaaaagaactaGTTCTTCCAGTAAAGTAAAAGGAATTAAAGTAATGGACTGAAGAATAAGAATGGTGGACTTATAATATAAGTAAAAACAACTTGCACAATGTAACTGGGCTAAGAACTAAACCAACGAAATGAAATGAAGAAACTATAATTAGAATAGTGGCGAAATGAAGGCGGAAAAGAAAATGCCACCAAAAATAACTCGCGGTACATAAACGGATAACTGACCTACACAAGGCCATGCACTAAAATGGTAACCATTTCAGCTGAAATCAGTTCCAGGCTCCGGGATGACAGAGCCTCTCGACACCCTGCTTCGAGACAACAGGAGTTCtataagattttattattctatatcaTTTATTTTGCCCAAATTTTTAAAGGAAACTACAGGAAGAAATGTGTTTGGACTGTATATCTTCAAGAGCGTAACTGAAATTAATCATTAGTTGAAGGGTGTTAACATAAAGGATCCACACATGAAAGATAACTAGATACTTAAAGCCTTAAATCCAACTCAATCTTGGCATATGAAGGAAAACATCTCAAACTTTTCTGTAGGCAGAATATCAAGTAAGAATTTGAAGCAAAATGGCCAGAACACAACAACTCAGACAAACCTTTGTTGGATTGTGTGGTTGGGTTTTTATTAGATGCTGGTCCAATCCTCATGGGTCTTGTTGAACAAAGAACGCCCTGCATTTCCGTCATAGCTCTAACTTGCTCACTCTCATCTGCAAACCTAACAAAACCGTAGCCCTTTGTCCGCCCAGTAAGCCTGTCAATTACAACTTTAGCCCCCTTAACCGAGGAGTATCTACCCCTAAATGTCTCCTGAAGGTGGTAGTCCGTAACATCTGCAGCCAAATCTCCAACAAATATAGTGTAATCTGGACTATCGTCATGACGCCTCTCACCAGCGCTAAAGGTTGCCCAGTTCAACCTGAAATTCTGCCCGCCATTTGGCATAATGGTGCCATTGAATGTTTGTAGTATTCTCTCAGCAGCAGCACGGCTTGTAAACTCAATAAACCCATAACCCTCGGATTGACTAGTTTGCTTATTCCTAATTACTTTAACAGATGCCATCTGCAACCATACAAATATATAAccttaatttatcatttttacaCACAATATAATGAGTAACGACACATATAGTCCATCTAAACAAAACGCTGTTTAAACAAAATCAAAGCTAATCAAAATCTCTACGGGATGGacaattttaaaagaattaaaccAAGATTCATAAGATTATGGAGCTTCaaaacaccaaaacccaaatcGGAATAAAAAAGACCTATAATTGACATCAAAAGAATATAAATCTACCCGTTCTGATTCACATAAACGAAAAACAAATCCCTATTCTATTAACACGGccgattaaaataattataataaattaataaaagcatGGCATAGAAATTGTAGTACATAAAAGTAACAACAACGGATAGGGCGATTTCAAGACACAGAAAGAAAAGTACGAACAAAAACGCAAAACAAGAGAGAAAGACGTTATATATACCTCGCCAGTGTGAGCAAAACAGGTGTAGAGGTAGTTCTCATCCATCCAGTACTGCAAATCACCGATCCACAGGGTTCGGACCTCATCGGCACTGGCGGGCTGAACGGGCTGGGAAGGAGGCACGGACTGTGTCGGAGCCTGGGCGGAGGGGGCCCACATCTGTGGTGGCTGGGCCTGCGGAGGCATCATCATGTATGGCTGCTGCTGCTGGTACTGCTGGTTGGGCTGCTGGGCCATGCTGGGTGGAGGAGCCATGCCAGGTCCGGGCTGCATCATCTTCTTCCTGTGCTTGAATCTGGAATTcttgagaggagagagagagagagagagagatggagagAGAAAAAAGGGGGAAGAGAGTGAGTTTCTCGAATGGGTgtgtgctttaaagagtggttgAGACTCAAACCCTAACCCCGTCCGTGACGTGTGGCTGGTTCTCTTTCTACTTTCTATCTTACCCTTCGcacaattttctcaatttaattcatTCAATTTCGTTAATCTTATATATTTCGGAAATAAACCTTCTACAGGTTGGAAAAATATTCTATGGCAAGAAGCCAAGAATATATATAAATTCTTTTCTTTTGATACACGGAGAATCTTCAAGtgtatctttttttttccttgtaaTTATTGAAAATGATAACATAATAGATTAGTAGAGAAACAAagttaaagtaaattaattaaaattacttttaaacttttaaatattgatttgaccGGAAACTGATCTAGAAgttctgagtcaagaagcagagtTTTTCTATAAAAActtattctgtcatttggatgatgttgatttggattgccttggtgatgtgcctcttctTTCTCTGAATGGGGAAGCTTGTAATAACCTTacggcaccagttactatggaggaagtcaaagcagctgtttttcacatgaactcttttaaagcttcgggtcctgatgggtttcaagcttttttcttca
This window contains:
- the LOC112722931 gene encoding polyadenylate-binding protein RBP45; its protein translation is MMQPGPGMAPPPSMAQQPNQQYQQQQPYMMMPPQAQPPQMWAPSAQAPTQSVPPSQPVQPASADEVRTLWIGDLQYWMDENYLYTCFAHTGEMASVKVIRNKQTSQSEGYGFIEFTSRAAAERILQTFNGTIMPNGGQNFRLNWATFSAGERRHDDSPDYTIFVGDLAADVTDYHLQETFRGRYSSVKGAKVVIDRLTGRTKGYGFVRFADESEQVRAMTEMQGVLCSTRPMRIGPASNKNPTTQSNKASYQNPQGAQNENDPNNTTIFVGNLDANVTDDHLRQVFGHYGELVHVKIPSGKRCGFVQFADRSCAEEALRVLNGTLLGGQNVRLSWGRSPSNKQTQADPNQWNGSGYYGYAQGYENYGYAPAGQDPNMYGSYPGYANYQPPQQQQQQMGYS